A genomic segment from Streptomyces antibioticus encodes:
- a CDS encoding alpha/beta hydrolase, which yields MPGYSRADLLAAGRRAFPGWPDSVLAQAPQLPFQHEACRVWNVPDRTRVQRVTTVSKVPALVLSGTFDAKTGARWGAYAARTLYRSTTVLIPGIGHWVVPQSPCAASVLTSFLTRPTAPDTRCVAGLTPKPFTIVPARENS from the coding sequence GTGCCGGGGTATTCGCGGGCCGACCTGCTCGCGGCCGGACGCCGGGCCTTCCCCGGCTGGCCCGACTCGGTGCTCGCCCAGGCACCCCAGCTCCCCTTCCAGCACGAGGCGTGCCGCGTCTGGAACGTCCCGGACCGCACCCGGGTCCAGCGCGTGACGACCGTGAGCAAAGTGCCGGCGCTCGTGCTCTCGGGAACCTTCGACGCCAAGACGGGGGCCCGCTGGGGCGCGTACGCGGCCCGCACCCTGTACCGCTCGACCACCGTGCTGATTCCCGGAATCGGCCACTGGGTGGTCCCCCAGTCGCCCTGCGCGGCCAGCGTCCTGACCTCGTTCCTCACGCGCCCCACCGCGCCCGACACCCGCTGTGTCGCGGGCCTGACGCCGAAGCCGTTCACCATCGTCCCCGCCCGGGAGAACTCATGA
- a CDS encoding alpha/beta fold hydrolase has protein sequence MTSSPGERKTSNRPPRRLPAALAGATAGLLVAGLAASPAEAEPGTTTTTTTTTTPGTVARTAGHSRFVPGPCPRTADPVPALEGAKCGTLTVPENRSRPRGRKITLSVAVVPAATRRHAPDPIVWFAGGPGDDAVSEAQLAVDGGLNRDRDVIFMSQRGTYSADPVLTCPNIDEFNARAVGLVYNAPSTGRLHVRATRACRDRLVRRTSDLGAYNTTESAADYADLRVALGIKRWNVFGISYGTDLALTYMRTHPQGVRSVGIDGVLPPSLAGGAVTWRAAREGFDGLFAACARQPACNQRYPHLSRTFRNLVSKLEARPVTTHVTVPGQPGPVKVVIDGGTLVTWLTSATHLASGVPRSIDELAHGNPQRIAEQWAGGKLSPQAVGRVAHGLAYGVFCGEWTPYETQAEVIRAGRRAFPTFPRSVLANAPQLPFLHDDCRAWNVPAQPRAVRSVVRSDIPTLVMSAGFDAQTAPSNGPYVARTLPRATTVTVPYVAHVAFAESPCAQAITRSFFDAPTSADTSCLAGLQPPQFEIAP, from the coding sequence ATGACGTCCAGCCCTGGAGAACGTAAGACGTCCAACCGTCCGCCGCGCCGGCTGCCCGCCGCGCTCGCGGGGGCCACGGCCGGCCTCCTGGTCGCCGGTCTCGCCGCCTCCCCCGCCGAGGCCGAGCCCGGCACCACGACGACCACGACAACCACGACGACCCCGGGCACCGTCGCCCGGACAGCCGGCCACTCCCGCTTCGTACCGGGCCCCTGTCCGCGGACCGCGGACCCCGTCCCCGCTCTGGAGGGGGCGAAGTGCGGCACGCTCACCGTGCCCGAGAACCGCTCCCGCCCCCGGGGACGGAAGATCACCCTCTCCGTCGCCGTCGTGCCGGCCGCCACCCGCAGGCACGCGCCCGACCCGATCGTGTGGTTCGCCGGCGGGCCCGGCGACGACGCCGTCTCCGAGGCCCAACTGGCGGTCGACGGCGGCCTGAACCGCGACCGGGACGTCATCTTCATGTCCCAGCGGGGTACTTACTCCGCCGATCCGGTGCTCACCTGCCCGAACATCGACGAGTTCAACGCCCGTGCCGTCGGCCTGGTCTACAACGCCCCCTCCACCGGGCGTCTGCACGTCCGCGCGACGCGGGCCTGCCGCGACCGGCTGGTGCGGCGCACCTCCGACCTCGGCGCCTACAACACCACCGAGAGCGCCGCCGACTACGCCGACCTGCGCGTCGCCCTGGGCATCAAGCGCTGGAACGTGTTCGGCATCTCGTACGGCACGGACCTGGCGCTGACCTATATGCGCACGCACCCGCAGGGCGTCCGGTCCGTCGGCATCGACGGTGTGCTGCCGCCCTCCCTGGCCGGTGGCGCGGTGACCTGGAGGGCGGCGCGCGAGGGCTTCGACGGACTGTTCGCGGCCTGCGCGCGGCAGCCGGCGTGCAACCAGCGCTATCCCCATCTGTCGAGGACCTTCCGGAACCTGGTGAGCAAGCTCGAAGCCCGTCCGGTCACCACCCACGTCACCGTCCCCGGACAGCCCGGACCGGTGAAGGTCGTCATCGACGGCGGCACGCTGGTGACCTGGCTGACCTCCGCCACCCACCTGGCGTCCGGAGTGCCGCGCTCCATCGACGAGTTGGCGCACGGCAACCCCCAGCGCATCGCCGAGCAGTGGGCCGGGGGCAAGCTCAGCCCGCAGGCCGTCGGCCGGGTCGCGCACGGGCTCGCCTACGGCGTCTTCTGCGGCGAGTGGACACCGTACGAGACCCAGGCCGAGGTGATCCGGGCGGGACGGCGCGCGTTCCCCACGTTCCCCCGCTCCGTCCTCGCCAATGCCCCGCAGCTCCCCTTCCTGCACGACGACTGCCGCGCCTGGAACGTCCCCGCGCAACCGCGTGCCGTCCGCAGCGTCGTCCGCAGTGACATCCCCACCCTGGTCATGTCGGCGGGCTTCGACGCGCAGACCGCGCCGAGCAACGGACCCTACGTGGCCCGCACCCTGCCCCGCGCCACCACCGTGACCGTGCCGTACGTCGCCCACGTGGCCTTCGCCGAATCACCCTGCGCGCAGGCGATCACCCGGTCGTTCTTCGACGCGCCGACGTCGGCGGACACGTCCTGCCTGGCGGGGCTTCAGCCCCCGCAGTTCGAGATCGCGCCGTAG